One Vigna unguiculata cultivar IT97K-499-35 chromosome 11, ASM411807v1, whole genome shotgun sequence DNA window includes the following coding sequences:
- the LOC114169205 gene encoding putative disease resistance RPP13-like protein 1 isoform X1, producing the protein MPVLETLGGALCGAVLQVLLDKLDSHKVVDYFRGRKLDEKLLKYLRRKLVSINAVVDDAELKQFVDTYVKSWLDEVRDVLFDAEDLLDEIDYEFSKSASELEYRSSASKVSSLESKLKEVVDDLESLLNQKDDLGLKNAASVRSELGNKVLERKNESSSLVAEDVIYGRDDDKEIILNWLTSDSNNHNRLSILSIVGMGGMGKTTIAQHVYNDPKMKEVRFDEKAWVCVSDEFDVLKVSKAIIGAFTKVKDDSETIEMVHGKLKEKLTGRKFLLVLDDVWNEDRKDWKTLKTPLRCGAKGSKITRSHKVASIMQSTYIHHLKQLDEDHSWQVFAKHAFQDENSRLNYELKEIGMKIVGKCKGLPLGLETLGCLLHTKSFTSEWEGVLRSEIWDLAIEESKIIPALLLSYYHLPSHLKRCFAFCALFPKDHKFDKESLILLWMAQNFLQCSQRSKSPEEVGEHYFNDLLSRSFFQPSLIYNYPCFVMHDLLNDLAKYVSGEMCFRLGVDRAERVPKTIRHFSTVIDPVRCHKSLCDAKGLRTFISIRGGCGMALQELISNFKFLRLLSLPWCCNIKEMSDSIGNLIHLRSLDLSNTKIKEVSDTLGNLIYLCSLDLSGTRIERLPNSTYLPCNLQVLKLNKCLYLKELPSTLHELTNLCRLELVGTTLRKDPLHLGKLENLQLWMDRFEVGKSNESIIQLGEIDLHGKLSIRNVENIVNPCDALLVNLKDKTHLKLLQTFCLTERGFGNQPFPRIFVYWRCGCGAFSG; encoded by the coding sequence ATGCCTGTCCTTGAAACACTTGGTGGTGCTCTTTGTGGAGCTGTTCTTCAGGTGCTACTTGATAAGTTGGATTCTCATAAAGTTGTTGACTACTTTCGTGGGAGAAAGCTCGATGAGAAGCTGCTAAAATATTTGAGGAGGAAGTTGGTGTCCATCAATGCTGTCGTTGATGATGCAGAACTAAAGCAGTTCGTTGATACATATGTTAAATCGTGGCTTGATGAGGTCAGAGACGTGTTGTTTGACGCAGAGGATCTGCTGGATGAAATAGATTATGAATTCTCCAAAAGTGCATCAGAACTTGAATACAGGAGCAGTGCTAGTAAGGTAAGCAGTCTTGAATCCAAGCTGAAGGAAGTCGTAGACGACCTTGAATCTCTTTTAAACCAAAAGGATGATCTAGGTCTGAAAAATGCTGCTAGTGTTAGATCCGAATTGGGGAATAAAGtgttagagagaaaaaatgaaTCCTCATCGTTGGTGGCTGAAGATGTTATTTATGGCAGAGATGATGACAAAGAAATTATCCTTAATTGGCTGACATCAGACAGTAACAATCATAACCGGTTGTCAATACTTTCTATTGTGGGTATGGGTGGGATGGGTAAGACCACAATTGCCCAACATGTATACAATGACCCAAAGATGAAAGAAGTTAGATTTGATGAAAAAGCTTGGGTTTGTGTTTCTGatgaatttgatgttttgaaaGTATCAAAAGCAATTATTGGGGCTTTCACTAAAGTAAAAGATGATAGTGAAACCATAGAAATGGTTCAtggaaaattgaaagaaaagttGACTGGAAGGAAGTTTCTTCTTGTTCTAGATGATGTTTGGAATGAAGACCGAAAGGATTGGAAAACATTAAAAACTCCTCTTAGGTGTGGAGCTAAGGGAAGTAAAATTACACGCAGTCACAAAGTTGCTTCTATCATGCAATCAACCTACATACACCACCTAAAGCAATTAGATGAAGATCACAGTTGGCAAGTTTTTGCTAAACATGCATTCCAAGATGAAAACTCTAGATTGAATTATGAGTTGAAGGAGATTGGCATGAAGATCGTTGGAAAGTGCAAAGGATTACCTCTGGGCCTAGAAACGCTGGGATGTCTTTTACACACAAAATCATTTACTTCAGAGTGGGAAGGTGTATTGAGAAGCGAGATATGGGACTTAGCGATAGAAGAAAGTAAAATCATCCCAGCTTTGTTGTTGAGCTATTACCATCTTCCTTCTCATCTCAAGAGATGTTTCGCTTTTTGTGCATTATTCCCCAAAGACCATAAGTTTGACAAGGAGAGCTTAATTCTCTTATGGATGGCTCAAAATTTTCTACAATGCTCTCAACGAAGTAAGTCTCCAGAGGAAGTAGGTGAACATTACTTCAATGATCTATTATCCAGATCATTTTTTCAACCTTCACTGATATACAACTACCCATGTTTTGTCATGCACGACCTTCTCAATGATTTAGCAAAGTATGTTTCTGGTGAAATGTGTTTCAGGTTGGGAGTTGATAGAGCAGAAAGAGTACCAAAGACAATCCGTCACTTTTCCACTGTAATAGATCCTGTTCGATGTCATAAAAGTTTATGTGATGCTAAAGGGCTACGGACATTTATATCCATTCGGGGGGGCTGTGGGATGGCATTGCAAGAGTTGATCTCAAATTTCAAGTTCTTACGGCTGTTATCGTTGCCTTGGTGTTGTAACATAAAAGAGATGTCTGACAGTATAGGAAATCTTATACATCTCCGTTCATTAGACctttcaaatacaaaaataaaagaggtGTCTGACACTTTAGGCAATCTTATATATCTCTGTTCATTAGACCTTTCAGGTACTCGAATAGAGAGACTTCCCAACTCAACCTATTTGCCCTGTAACTTGCAAGTGTTGAAACTGAACAAGTGTTTATATTTGAAAGAGTTGCCCTCGACTTTGCATGAACTCACCAATTTGTGCCGCCTTGAACTTGTGGGAACTACTTTAAGGAAGGATCCGCTGCATTTAGGAAAGTTGGAGAATCTTCAACTATGGATGGATAGGTTTGAGGTTGGCAAAAGTAATGAATCCATTATTCAACTAGGAGAAATTGATCTTCATGGAAAGCTGTCAATCAGAAATGTCGAAAATATTGTGAATCCTTGTGATGCATTGTTAGTGAATTTGAAGGATAAAACACATCTTAAATTGCTCCAAACTTTTTGCCTCACTGAAAGGGGCTTTGGGAACCAGCCCTTCCCTAGAATTTTTGTATATTGGCGATGTGGATGTGGAGCTTTTTCCGGGTGA
- the LOC114169205 gene encoding putative disease resistance RPP13-like protein 1 isoform X2, with protein sequence MPVLETLGGALCGAVLQVLLDKLDSHKVVDYFRGRKLDEKLLKYLRRKLVSINAVVDDAELKQFVDTYVKSWLDEVRDVLFDAEDLLDEIDYEFSKSASELEYRSSASKVSSLESKLKEVVDDLESLLNQKDDLGLKNAASVRSELGNKVLERKNESSSLVAEDVIYGRDDDKEIILNWLTSDSNNHNRLSILSIVGMGGMGKTTIAQHVYNDPKMKEVRFDEKAWVCVSDEFDVLKVSKAIIGAFTKVKDDSETIEMVHGKLKEKLTGRKFLLVLDDVWNEDRKDWKTLKTPLRCGAKGSKITRSHKVASIMQSTYIHHLKQLDEDHSWQVFAKHAFQDENSRLNYELKEIGMKIVGKCKGLPLGLETLGCLLHTKSFTSEWEGVLRSEIWDLAIEESKIIPALLLSYYHLPSHLKRCFAFCALFPKDHKFDKESLILLWMAQNFLQCSQRSWELIEQKEYQRQSVTFPL encoded by the exons ATGCCTGTCCTTGAAACACTTGGTGGTGCTCTTTGTGGAGCTGTTCTTCAGGTGCTACTTGATAAGTTGGATTCTCATAAAGTTGTTGACTACTTTCGTGGGAGAAAGCTCGATGAGAAGCTGCTAAAATATTTGAGGAGGAAGTTGGTGTCCATCAATGCTGTCGTTGATGATGCAGAACTAAAGCAGTTCGTTGATACATATGTTAAATCGTGGCTTGATGAGGTCAGAGACGTGTTGTTTGACGCAGAGGATCTGCTGGATGAAATAGATTATGAATTCTCCAAAAGTGCATCAGAACTTGAATACAGGAGCAGTGCTAGTAAGGTAAGCAGTCTTGAATCCAAGCTGAAGGAAGTCGTAGACGACCTTGAATCTCTTTTAAACCAAAAGGATGATCTAGGTCTGAAAAATGCTGCTAGTGTTAGATCCGAATTGGGGAATAAAGtgttagagagaaaaaatgaaTCCTCATCGTTGGTGGCTGAAGATGTTATTTATGGCAGAGATGATGACAAAGAAATTATCCTTAATTGGCTGACATCAGACAGTAACAATCATAACCGGTTGTCAATACTTTCTATTGTGGGTATGGGTGGGATGGGTAAGACCACAATTGCCCAACATGTATACAATGACCCAAAGATGAAAGAAGTTAGATTTGATGAAAAAGCTTGGGTTTGTGTTTCTGatgaatttgatgttttgaaaGTATCAAAAGCAATTATTGGGGCTTTCACTAAAGTAAAAGATGATAGTGAAACCATAGAAATGGTTCAtggaaaattgaaagaaaagttGACTGGAAGGAAGTTTCTTCTTGTTCTAGATGATGTTTGGAATGAAGACCGAAAGGATTGGAAAACATTAAAAACTCCTCTTAGGTGTGGAGCTAAGGGAAGTAAAATTACACGCAGTCACAAAGTTGCTTCTATCATGCAATCAACCTACATACACCACCTAAAGCAATTAGATGAAGATCACAGTTGGCAAGTTTTTGCTAAACATGCATTCCAAGATGAAAACTCTAGATTGAATTATGAGTTGAAGGAGATTGGCATGAAGATCGTTGGAAAGTGCAAAGGATTACCTCTGGGCCTAGAAACGCTGGGATGTCTTTTACACACAAAATCATTTACTTCAGAGTGGGAAGGTGTATTGAGAAGCGAGATATGGGACTTAGCGATAGAAGAAAGTAAAATCATCCCAGCTTTGTTGTTGAGCTATTACCATCTTCCTTCTCATCTCAAGAGATGTTTCGCTTTTTGTGCATTATTCCCCAAAGACCATAAGTTTGACAAGGAGAGCTTAATTCTCTTATGGATGGCTCAAAATTTTCTACAATGCTCTCAACGAA GTTGGGAGTTGATAGAGCAGAAAGAGTACCAAAGACAATCCGTCACTTTTCCACTGTAA
- the LOC114169206 gene encoding cysteine-rich receptor-like protein kinase 10 isoform X1 — MLGKKLHLRSICYGFFLLLSFRPQVTKAQTPIFVGSNCQNTTQQPLNSVYQTNLEEMLRWASSDAATSKGYNYKSIGNKSPVYGLYDCRGDVVGYFCQFCVSTAAKEAPQRCPNRVSAMVWYDFCVLRYSNESFYGTVLTNISWHALGEKNISNIEDIQEGDDFVRGLIRKATKETNQLFYMDVFNLSSTERRYGLVQCSRDLTNEGCRQCLETILAKIAKCCEQKLGWVIWTGSCAIKYDDHMFYQTSSVAEPNPKLAKHGGNNRSKILIISFSVTGSITVLCLSVYWWWCRTRKVHTRTRKFDYVDGLIPRAIRLSSYHNIQTEDTLNPDLPTIPLITILQSTANFSEVSKLGEGGFGPVYKGVLPDGRQIAVKRLSQFSGQGSEEFDNEVMLIAKLQHRNLVRLLACCLEENEKILVYEYLPNKSLDFHLFDDERKKHFDWKLRLSIINGIARGVLYLHEDSRLKVIHRDLKASNVLLDPEMNPKISDFGLARAFEKGQNQANTKRVIGTYGYMAPEYAMEGLFSVKSDVFSFGVLVLEIICGRKNSGFYLSEHGQTLLLYAWRIWCEGKCLEMMDPTMENSFVGSEVERCIQIGLLCVQEDAKDRSSMSDVVVMLASEGMILPKPKHPPLSIGRITLVELSTSNSSKNLSINDVTTSVTIPR; from the exons ATGTTGGGAAAAAAACTACACCTGAGATCAATATGCTATGGTTTCTTCTTATTGCTGAGTTTCAGACCACAAGTTACGAAGGCACAAACACCCATTTTTGTGGGAAGTAACTGCCAAAACACAACCCAGCAACCTCTCAACAGTGTATACCAAACAAATCTTGAGGAAATGCTGAGATGGGCATCTTCAGACGCAGCCACAAGCAAAGGTTATAACTACAAAAGCATAGGAAACAAGAGTCCTGTGTATGGCCTCTATGATTGTCGTGGTGATGTTGTTGGATACTTTTGTCAGTTCTGTGTCTCTACTGCTGCCAAAGAAGCCCCTCAGCGCTGCCCCAACAGGGTCTCTGCTATGGTTTGGTATGACTTTTGCGTTCTAAGATACTCCAATGAGAGCTTTTATGGGACTGTTTTAACAAACATATCATGGCATGCTCTTggagagaaaaatatatcaaacattGAAGATATTCAGGAAGGTGATGATTTTGTGAGAGGTTTGATCAGAAAAGCAACAAAGGAAACTAACCAGTTGTTTTATATGGATGTCTTTAATTTGAGTTCCACTGAGAGAAGATATGGCTTGGTGCAATGTTCTAGAGATCTCACAAATGAAGGGTGCAGACAGTGTTTGGAGACTATATTAGCCAAAATTGCCAAATGTTGTGAACAGAAATTAGGATGGGTGATTTGGACTGGAAGTTGTGCAATAAAGTATGATGATCATATGTTCTACCAAACATCTTCAGTTGCTGAGCCTAATCCGAAATTAG CTAAACATGGAGGCAATAACAGGTCAAAAATCTTGATTATTAGCTTCAGTGTGACGGGGTCGATAACTGTACTATGTTTGAGTGTATATTGGTGGTGGTGTAGAACTAGAAAAG TTCATACAAGAACACGAAAATTTGACTATGTAGATGGGCTGATACCTCGTGCCATTCGTCTATCATCATATCACAATATTCAAACTGAGGACACACTGAATCCAGACCTTCCTACTATCCCATTAATCACAATTCTACAAAGTACTGCTAACTTCTCTGAAGTATCAAAACTGGGCGAAGGTGGATTTGGCCCAGTGTACAAG GGAGTTCTGCCTGATGGAAGACAAATTGCAGTTAAAAGGTTGTCACAATTTTCTGGTCAAGGCTCAGAGGAGTTCGATAATGAAGTAATGCTTATAGCTAAGCTGCAACATCGCAACCTTGTGAGACTTCTTGCATGTTGCTTGgaggaaaatgaaaagataCTGGTTTATGAATATTTGCCTAATAAAAGCCTCGACTTTCACCTCTTTG ATGATGAGAGAAAAAAGCATTTTGATTGGAAATTAAGATTAAGCATTATAAATGGAATAGCAAGAGGTGTTTTATACCTTCATGAGGACTCTCGACTGAAAGTAATTCACAGAGATCTCAAAGCTAGCAATGTTCTATTAGACCCTGAAATGAATCCCAAAATATCAGATTTTGGATTGGCAAGAGCATTTGAAAAAGGACAGAACCAGGCAAATACAAAACGAGTAATAGGCACTTA TGGATACATGGCTCCCGAGTATGCTATGGAAGGATTGTTTTCAGTGAAATCTGATGTTTTCAGTTTCGGAGTTCTCGTCCTAGAAATCATTTGTGGGAGAAAGAATAGTGGATTCTATCTGTCAGAGCATGGTCAGACTCTTCTGTTGTAT GCTTGGAGAATATGGTGTGAAGGAAAATGTTTGGAAATGATGGATCCAACGATGGAAAATTCCTTCGTAGGGAGTGAAGTTGAGAGATGCATACAGATTGGTTTGTTGTGTGTTCAAGAAGATGCAAAAGATAGATCAAGCATGTCTGATGTTGTTGTGATGTTGGCAAGTGAGGGAATGATCCTTCCAAAACCCAAGCACCCTCCCCTTTCGATTGGAAGAATTACCTTAGTGGAACTCTCTACATCAAACAGTTCCAAGAATCTTTCCATTAATGATGTAACAACCTCTGTTACTATACCGAGATAA
- the LOC114169206 gene encoding cysteine-rich receptor-like protein kinase 10 isoform X2 — MLGKKLHLRSICYGFFLLLSFRPQVTKAQTPIFVGSNCQNTTQQPLNSVYQTNLEEMLRWASSDAATSKGYNYKSIGNKSPVYGLYDCRGDVVGYFCQFCVSTAAKEAPQRCPNRVSAMVWYDFCVLRYSNESFYGTVLTNISWHALGEKNISNIEDIQEGDDFVRGLIRKATKETNQLFYMDVFNLSSTERRYGLVQCSRDLTNEGCRQCLETILAKIAKCCEQKLGWVIWTGSCAIKYDDHMFYQTSSVAEPNPKLAKHGGNNRSKILIISFSVTGSITVLCLSVYWWWCRTRKDGLIPRAIRLSSYHNIQTEDTLNPDLPTIPLITILQSTANFSEVSKLGEGGFGPVYKGVLPDGRQIAVKRLSQFSGQGSEEFDNEVMLIAKLQHRNLVRLLACCLEENEKILVYEYLPNKSLDFHLFDDERKKHFDWKLRLSIINGIARGVLYLHEDSRLKVIHRDLKASNVLLDPEMNPKISDFGLARAFEKGQNQANTKRVIGTYGYMAPEYAMEGLFSVKSDVFSFGVLVLEIICGRKNSGFYLSEHGQTLLLYAWRIWCEGKCLEMMDPTMENSFVGSEVERCIQIGLLCVQEDAKDRSSMSDVVVMLASEGMILPKPKHPPLSIGRITLVELSTSNSSKNLSINDVTTSVTIPR; from the exons ATGTTGGGAAAAAAACTACACCTGAGATCAATATGCTATGGTTTCTTCTTATTGCTGAGTTTCAGACCACAAGTTACGAAGGCACAAACACCCATTTTTGTGGGAAGTAACTGCCAAAACACAACCCAGCAACCTCTCAACAGTGTATACCAAACAAATCTTGAGGAAATGCTGAGATGGGCATCTTCAGACGCAGCCACAAGCAAAGGTTATAACTACAAAAGCATAGGAAACAAGAGTCCTGTGTATGGCCTCTATGATTGTCGTGGTGATGTTGTTGGATACTTTTGTCAGTTCTGTGTCTCTACTGCTGCCAAAGAAGCCCCTCAGCGCTGCCCCAACAGGGTCTCTGCTATGGTTTGGTATGACTTTTGCGTTCTAAGATACTCCAATGAGAGCTTTTATGGGACTGTTTTAACAAACATATCATGGCATGCTCTTggagagaaaaatatatcaaacattGAAGATATTCAGGAAGGTGATGATTTTGTGAGAGGTTTGATCAGAAAAGCAACAAAGGAAACTAACCAGTTGTTTTATATGGATGTCTTTAATTTGAGTTCCACTGAGAGAAGATATGGCTTGGTGCAATGTTCTAGAGATCTCACAAATGAAGGGTGCAGACAGTGTTTGGAGACTATATTAGCCAAAATTGCCAAATGTTGTGAACAGAAATTAGGATGGGTGATTTGGACTGGAAGTTGTGCAATAAAGTATGATGATCATATGTTCTACCAAACATCTTCAGTTGCTGAGCCTAATCCGAAATTAG CTAAACATGGAGGCAATAACAGGTCAAAAATCTTGATTATTAGCTTCAGTGTGACGGGGTCGATAACTGTACTATGTTTGAGTGTATATTGGTGGTGGTGTAGAACTAGAAAAG ATGGGCTGATACCTCGTGCCATTCGTCTATCATCATATCACAATATTCAAACTGAGGACACACTGAATCCAGACCTTCCTACTATCCCATTAATCACAATTCTACAAAGTACTGCTAACTTCTCTGAAGTATCAAAACTGGGCGAAGGTGGATTTGGCCCAGTGTACAAG GGAGTTCTGCCTGATGGAAGACAAATTGCAGTTAAAAGGTTGTCACAATTTTCTGGTCAAGGCTCAGAGGAGTTCGATAATGAAGTAATGCTTATAGCTAAGCTGCAACATCGCAACCTTGTGAGACTTCTTGCATGTTGCTTGgaggaaaatgaaaagataCTGGTTTATGAATATTTGCCTAATAAAAGCCTCGACTTTCACCTCTTTG ATGATGAGAGAAAAAAGCATTTTGATTGGAAATTAAGATTAAGCATTATAAATGGAATAGCAAGAGGTGTTTTATACCTTCATGAGGACTCTCGACTGAAAGTAATTCACAGAGATCTCAAAGCTAGCAATGTTCTATTAGACCCTGAAATGAATCCCAAAATATCAGATTTTGGATTGGCAAGAGCATTTGAAAAAGGACAGAACCAGGCAAATACAAAACGAGTAATAGGCACTTA TGGATACATGGCTCCCGAGTATGCTATGGAAGGATTGTTTTCAGTGAAATCTGATGTTTTCAGTTTCGGAGTTCTCGTCCTAGAAATCATTTGTGGGAGAAAGAATAGTGGATTCTATCTGTCAGAGCATGGTCAGACTCTTCTGTTGTAT GCTTGGAGAATATGGTGTGAAGGAAAATGTTTGGAAATGATGGATCCAACGATGGAAAATTCCTTCGTAGGGAGTGAAGTTGAGAGATGCATACAGATTGGTTTGTTGTGTGTTCAAGAAGATGCAAAAGATAGATCAAGCATGTCTGATGTTGTTGTGATGTTGGCAAGTGAGGGAATGATCCTTCCAAAACCCAAGCACCCTCCCCTTTCGATTGGAAGAATTACCTTAGTGGAACTCTCTACATCAAACAGTTCCAAGAATCTTTCCATTAATGATGTAACAACCTCTGTTACTATACCGAGATAA
- the LOC114169208 gene encoding cysteine-rich receptor-like protein kinase 10, which produces MSGKKPHLRSICYGFFLLLSFRPQVTKAQTPIFVGSNCQNTTQQPLSSVYQTNLEEMLRWASSDAATSKGYNHKNIDNNSPVYGLYDCRGDVVGYFCQFCVSTAAQEAPQRCPNRVSAMVWYEFCILRYSDENFYGTVFTNPTWHSLGEKNVSKTEHIQKGYDFVRSLIRKATKETNQLFYMDSFNLSSTERRYGSVQCTRDLTNEGCRQCLETILAQVAECCEQKLGWAIWTESCAIKYDDHMFYQTSSVAEPNPKLAKQGGNNRSKILIISFSVTGSITVLCLSVYWWWCRTRKDGLIPRAIRLSSYHNIQTEDKLNPDLPTIPLITILQSTANFSEVSKLGEGGFGPVYKGILPDGRQIAVKRLSQFSGQGSEEFDNEVMLIAKLQHRNLVRLLACCLEENEKILIYEYLPNKSLDFHLFDDERKKHFDWKLRLSIINGIARGVLYLHEDSRLKVIHRDLKASNVLLDPEMNPKISDFGLARAFEKGQNQANTKRVIGTYGYMAPEYAMEGLFSVKSDVFSFGVLVLEIICGRKNSGFYLSEHGQTLLLYAWRIWCEGKCLEMMDPTLENSFVGSEVERCIQIGLLCVQEDAKDRSSMSDVVVMLASEGMVLPKPKHPPFSIGRITLVELSTSNSSKNLSINDVTTSVTIPR; this is translated from the exons ATGTCGGGAAAAAAACCACACCTGAGATCAATATGCTATGGTTTCTTCTTATTGCTGAGTTTCAGACCACAAGTTACGAAGGCACAAACACCCATTTTTGTGGGAAGTAACTGtcaaaacacaacacaacaaccTCTCAGCAGTGTATACCAAACAAATCTTGAGGAAATGCTCAGATGGGCATCTTCAGACGCAGCCACAAGCAAAGGTTATAACCACAAAAACATAGACAACAACAGTCCTGTGTATGGCCTCTATGATTGTCGTGGTGATGTTGTCGGATACTTTTGTCAATTCTGTGTCTCTACTGCTGCCCAGGAAGCACCTCAGCGCTGCCCCAACAGGGTCTCTGCTATGGTTTGGTATGAATTCTGCATTCTAAGGTACTCCGACGAGAACTTTTATGGGACAGTTTTCACAAACCCAACATGGCATTCTCTTGGAGAGAAAAATGTATCCAAAACTGAACATATTCAGAAAGGTTATGATTTTGTGAGAAGTTTGATCAGAAAAGCAACTAAAGAGACTAACCAGTTGTTTTATATGGATTCCTTTAATTTGAGTTCCACTGAGAGAAGGTATGGCTCGGTGCAATGCACTAGAGATCTCACAAATGAAGGGTGCAGACAGTGTCTGGAGACCATATTAGCCCAAGTTGCCGAATGTTGTGAACAGAAATTAGGATGGGCGATTTGGACTGAAAGTTGTGCCATAAAGTATGATGATCATATGTTCTATCAAACATCTTCGGTTGCTGAGCCTAATCCGAAATTAG CTAAACAAGGGGGCAATAACAGGTCAAAAATCTTGATTATTAGCTTCAGTGTGACGGGGTCGATAACTGTACTGTGTTTGAGTGTATATTGGTGGTGGTGTAGAACTAGAAAAG ATGGGTTGATACCTCGTGCCATTCGTCTATCATCATATCACAATATTCAAACTGAGGACAAACTGAATCCAGACCTTCCTACTATCCCATTAATCACAATTCTACAAAGTACTGCTAACTTCTCTGAAGTATCAAAACTGGGCGAAGGTGGATTTGGCCCAGTGTACAAG GGAATTCTGCCTGATGGAAGACAAATTGCAGTTAAAAGGTTGTCACAATTTTCTGGTCAAGGCTCAGAGGAGTTCGATAATGAAGTAATGCTTATAGCTAAGCTGCAACATCGCAACCTTGTGAGACTTCTTGCATGTTGCTTGgaggaaaatgaaaagataCTAATTTATGAGTATTTGCCTAATAAAAGCCTCGACTTTCACCTCTTTG ATGACGAGAGAAAAAAGCATTTTGATTGGAAATTAAGATTAAGTATTATCAATGGAATAGCAAGAGGTGTTTTATACCTTCATGAGGACTCTCGACTGAAAGTAATTCACAGAGATCTCAAAGCTAGCAATGTTCTATTAGACCCTGAAATGAATCCCAAAATATCAGATTTTGGATTGGCAAGAGCATTTGAAAAAGGACAGAACCAGGCAAATACAAAACGAGTAATAGGCACTTA TGGATACATGGCTCCCGAGTATGCTATGGAAGGATTGTTTTCAGTGAAATCTGATGTTTTCAGCTTCGGAGTTCTCGTCCTAGAAATCATTTGTGGGAGAAAGAATAGCGGATTCTATCTGTCAGAGCATGGTCAGACTCTTCTGTTGTAT GCTTGGAGAATATGGTGTGAAGGAAAATGTTTGGAAATGATGGATCCAACGCTGGAAAATTCCTTCGTAGGCAGTGAAGTTGAGAGATGCATACAGATTGGCTTGTTGTGTGTTCAAGAAGATGCAAAAGATAGATCAAGCATGTCTGATGTTGTTGTGATGTTGGCAAGTGAGGGAATGGTCCTTCCAAAACCCAAGCACCCTCCGTTTTCGATAGGAAGAATTACCTTAGTGGAATTATCTACATCAAACAGTTCCAAGAATCTTTCCATTAATGATGTAACAACCTCTGTTACTATACCGAGGTAA